The genomic stretch TTgaaattgatcattttatttctcttatttttttgttttgttttgcttttcaaagaAGTCTTTTCCTGTTCTTTGATCATAAAGATCATCCTGCATTTCTTTTAGTAACTATGTTTTCATCTTCCATGGCTTGGTCATTATTGGTTCTTTATTAGTATGTGTCATCATGGAGGGTTCAGTTCTGTTTTTGTCTCCATAGAAAGACATTTTATCAACAGCATCTTGTAAGCAACCCGTTCTTTGTCTTTTGGTCTGTGCTGCAAGCTTAGCCATTGACACAGAGCTTCACGCCTGAGGTCTTGTTCTGCTCCATGGGTCTGCTTGTCCTTCCCTAGCCCCCCAGGCTTTGTTTCCAAGGCTTTCTAGACTGTCATGGTATCTGGGAACACAGTTCCTCCAACCACTTTGCTCGTCATTCTCAAGGTTGACTTAGTTATTCATGATCTTTATTCTGTCATGAAAGTTTTGTAATAAGCATGtcatctttctcaaaaaaaataatccATCTGGAAAAAAATCCATCTGAATTGTTTTGATAAAGCTTCATTGAGTGTGTAGTTTAACTTTGGGGAAGAATTGACGTTTTTCTACTATCGTgttcaaatttcatccattttttttttaaaaaaaacctcatcCTCCACGTTTTCTATTCATGAGAGGTTTAACTGATCTCCCTGAAGGTCTTTTGTGTTCTGGGCTAAATTATTCCAAgatatttgtttgattttgccACTATTTTTGAATGACACTTTTTCCACTTTTAATTATTTGCTAAGTTTGAACTTACAAAGAAATTGCAAATAGAATACAGAAAATTCTTGTACCTCCCTCACGACTTCCCCTCTTGGCAGCCTCATGTGTAACCCTTGTAAAATCACCTGCAGCTCTACAGTGGTGCAGTACTTTTGTGCAAACATGTCTTACTTAAATATTGCCAACTTTTCTATAATGTCATTTTTATGTTCCAGGATATAATCTGTTTCACTTAGTCAATTAATCAACTTTTCATTATCATTTAGTTCTTAGaatttcttttgattcctgttgTCACCAGGGTGGAACCCTGGCCCTCACACATGCAGGGCCAGtgatccaccactgagctacaaacccaacCCAGGTACaaagtatttcttaattttccttccaGGCCAAAGATCATTGAAGAATATGTTACTATGGCAACATCACATAATTCAAGTTGATATTTCTGTTCCAAACATGAGAAattattcatatacatattatTAATTATCCATTTTACCACACAATTGTCAAAAAATCTGTCTTCCTGATATTGGCCTTTGAGAATTTGTCTAGATTTCCTCATGTACTAACACAAGGCCTTTCATGGTAACAattccatgttcttagatagcATTTGTTCTTTGTGTGGTAAAAAGGAGTGTGTGCTtatttgtgtgtttatatgtatataacatagaataaatatatacatgtatgcatatatgagttatacatgtattttgtttacttctaATATCTGGAATATTAAGATACCAGATTGATTTCAAATTGAGAGTAATTACCAAAAAGGCAACTGAATTAAACTCAccaatgaaatgatgtacccataGATTGCTATGGTTTAGAAGAATCTGTTGTGGCCATCCATGCCTGTCCTCAGTTTCTTAAGTACTTATACCAAACCTTCTGGTAGGTACATTATGAGCACAATCTTATTCAATCTTGACAACAACTCTATCTGTTTGagattattattatcatcttcattttaggGAAGACAAGACATTCAGGATACATCTCAAGGTCACTCATCTCTGAAGAGGGAACTCAGACTGGTTGTGACTGAATAGATATTCGGAGATCAAACCTTTGGGATTTAAAATAGTAGTAATAACTATTTCCAGTATTTCTTTTTACTGAGTTTTTGCTAGGTGCTGTGCACTTAAGATGCATCATCTTGTTTAAACCCTCAACACCTTATTACAGCCACCCCCATGTGTCCATCTGTTCCACATCCAGGGATCAAAATGTAGACAGGCCTATGATTTTTGTGTCTGTATTGAATGTGCACagatttttctcttgtcattttcTCTACAGAGTAACAATTACTTACAAAGCATGTGTGTTGTATTGCATATTCTATGtcatctagaaatgatttaaagtctcAGGAGGATATACACAGGTTCTATGTTTCATATAAGGGACTTGGTTATTTGTGGATTTTGATATCTCAGGCAACTCAGAGCCAATCTTGTGTTAATCCCAAGGGACATATAACTGGTCTTTTTATAGAAGGACTAACAATGACTGAACAGGTAAAGGAGTGCCTCAGGGGTCCTTCCAGGAAGAACTCACAGGTGACCCAGTGCTCCAACACTGAGGCTTCTTTCCTGTGTCCTCTGTCAAGTACGACTGCCATGCTGGATCCAAACTACACCCTTGTGTCTGAGTTCATCCTTGTCGGATTCTCCACCTTCCCCCGCCTTCAGCTGATgttcttcctgctcttcctgctgATGTACCTGTTCACGCTGctgggaaacctgctcatcatGGCCACCATCTGGAGCGAGCGCAGcctccacacacccatgtaccTCTTCCTGTGCGCCCTCTCCATCTCCGAGATCCTCTACACCTTGGCCATCATCCCCCGCATGCTGGCTGACCTGCTCTCCACCCACCGCTCCATCGCCTTCCTGGCCTGTGCCAGTCAGATGTTCTTCTCCTTCACATTCGGCTTCACCCACTCCTTCCTGCTCACTGTCATGGGCTACgaccgctacgtggccatctgccacccacTGCGCTACAACGTGCTCATGAGCCCCCGTGGCTGTGCTTGTCTGGTGGCCTGGTCCTGGGTTGGTGGCTGTGTCATGGGGCTCGTGGTGACTGTGGCCATTTTCCATCTCACCTTCTGTGGTCCCAATGAGGTCCaccatttcttctgccatgtccCACCCCTGTTGAAATTGGCCTGTGGGGAGAATGTACCGGTGGTGGCCAAAGGCGTGGGCCTGGTGTGTATCACAGCCCTGCTGGGctgcttcctcctcatcctcctctcctACACCTTCATCGTGGCTGCCATCTTGAGGATCTCATCGGCAGAGGGGCGGCACAAGGCCTTCTCCACGTGTGCGTCCCACCTCACGGTAGTGATCGTGCACTATGGCTTTGCCTCTGTCATCTACCTCAAGCCCAAGGGACCCCGGTCCCTGGAAGGAGACACCTTGATGGGCTTCACCTACACGATCCTCACGCCCTTCCTCAGCCCCATCATCTTCAGCCTCAGGAACAAGGAGCTGAAGGTCACCATGAAGAAGACTGTCCTAAGCAAACTCTTTCCCCAGAACTCTTAAAGAGCCTGGCCCTCTGGCAGGGACTATGTGGGGAGCAGTTCACTcttccatctccctccctcctctcctctcctcccctttcctcttcctcttcttcttcctcccctgccctccactcccctcccctcccttctcttctcttctcttctcttctcctcccttctcctctcccctcctcccttctcctctcctcttctctcctctcctctcctctccctttcttcttcttccttcttgttAATAGTTATGCTGGTCATTGCTCCCAAGCTTTTCAGCATTTATCATCATCTAGGTTCAGTCTTTTTGGCAGCTTTAATGAGATATGACTCACGTACCATATAATTCACTGTTTTACGTTTTGTGCAATCATCAGTACAGCCAATTGTGGACATTTTCATCACCTGCAAAAGAAATCTCTGATCTCTTCAATCATTACTCCTGTTCCCCCAGTCCCTGACAACCACTAACGTAATGTCTCTTCGGATTTCCCTCTTTGGGGCATTTCATAGAGAAGATATCATACAATATATGTCTTTCCGTGTTTGGGTTCTTTCGCTCAGcatcatgttttcaaggttcatccttgTTGTACAATGAACCAGAGCTTTGTTCCTTTTCATTCTATGCCATCGGTTGAATAGACCACATTCTGGTTATCAGCTCAGCAGTCAGTAGGCATTTGAGTTGTCTCTACCTTTTGACTATATGCACCTCTAAATAAGAATGTACACATTTTTGTGTGGAtcttgtcttcatttcttttgctaTATACCTCGGAGTGGAATTGATGGACCATACAGGAACTCTGTTTAATCATTTGAGGAACTGCTACAACATCCAccccattttatattcccaccagttGTGTTCTGATGttttcacattctcaccaatgaCTTCATTTCCTTACTTTTTCATTAGAGTCATCTTAGTGGTATCTTATtggtgtttaattttaatttaatttaattttgcaggtgattgaacccaggaccttttaaatactaggcaagcactctaccattgacgTACACAACCGGCTTTACTAAGGTTTTGATCTACATTTTCCTATGAGCACTGATAGATCTTAAGAGTTTAATATCTGTGTTCTTTTActttaagaggaaaatagaatcaGTAGTTccattttgaagatgaagaaactgaagcacaaagaGATTACATCAGTTGTTAAAGTTCTGCCTGTGAAGCTGAACGGCTAAGATTGAACCTATTCTGTGAGCTGAAGAATAGGGATTGGAGCACGCATTTCTAAAGGAGTATGAGGAGGGAgatcaggaaggaaggagcagtGGACTGGAAACCAGAAATGCTAGCTAGCACCAAGGAAATGAGCCTAGAATGAAGAAATATGTTCTTATGAGGTTAGAAAGAAATACCTACTGTGCGAGAATTAGGGAGACACCTCAAGAGTTTGGCCAAACTGAACAtcatgtttctgttttgttatttttcagtaGATGTATTGATATGGAAAAGGTCATCATGTTTAAATACAACTTGAATATAGACTATCCAAAGTGCCGGGGACCAGAAgcgtttcagatttcagaattttttcaaatcttggaatacatgcatatacacattgagatatcttggggatagAACAGGAGCCTAAACGTGAAATCATTTACGTTTTACACACACCATGTACATATGTCCTGAAGGGACTTCCCCACAGTGTTTTTGGTCCCCTGGATTTGGGCTGTGACCCGCGGTGGAAGTCatgtgtggaattttccacttgcgTCATCAGGTtgaaaagttttggattttggagcatttttcacattttggattttcagattacaGCTGTTCACCCTGGATTGAATCGtttaccctaaaaaaaaaaatccctgatcCCTTTTAAAGCCAGGTTCCTGGGGTTACATTAGAAGTCCCAGGGTGGGTAAGCAGCAATACTTGGGGCACCCTTTGACTTCCCTATGAGTTATGAAGTTCCCTGCGAAACAGTGAACGCCCCCTCGCCCCCCATAGTTGCCCCACACGGGGGAGGTGTGTGTGAGCGGCCAGCACAAGCCCCGGGGACAGCTGGTGCTCTGCAGGGGGTTATGATTCTGGAGACAGCATGGAACATCCTGGGGGATGGGTGAGAATCACACTGGGTGACGCTGAAAGCTGAAGGCAAAGGTGGCTTCTGACTAAGCCCCATAAACGTCACTGCAGTTCCCCAGGATCTTCAGAGAAAAGGCCAACTTGCTGTAGTTTCGTGGATCAACGTCAATGCCCTCTGAAATTCAAACCAACCTTATGTTTACTCCTTTGCTTAGTATTAGTTGTTATACAAATTAGAAACAATCAAAAAGGTCGAGCTCGGGACTATATGTTGCTTTTTATAAGTAGCATGTTCCAGCCCCCTGGGTCAGGGTGGAGTAAGGGAGACAGGGTCCTGTGAGGGCAACATGTCAACCTTTCtgtttaaaatgttgatataatgcTCATCACGGagcttttgaaattcattttgatttagCATATATCAAATTGTCACACTGTACCcagaaatatgtataatttttaaataacaattctGAATGAAAAAAGCATTGCATTAAATAAACATCATCtttggttggggatgtagctcagtggtggggcacttgcctggcatttgtgaggccctgggtccaatcccagaggccttaaaaatcatatttatctcACGTGCTAAATTTTTGGTGACCCTCAAATTGAGTCTTGAGATGATTGCCTCACATGCCCTCCAAAGGGGTAAAAatcacttacattttttttccctccaaagtCTGGAAAATAGAAGTCACCATTAATTCATTAGGTGACAGAAAACAGGGATAAATGGCAAAGTCAGTGTAAATAAATACAGATGGGGTCTTGGAATGATGACCCCCCCACCAGCATATGCTACGGAAGTCCCACTGGCCAGTCCCCTGCCCCAGGGGCCCTGTCTTCATCTCCTTCCACTAATCGGCTTCTCCTGTCTGAAGTCCCCTGTGCCTGCTTTCCCTGCTGTGTGCCCTTCCTGGCTAATGGTCCCCTCTGTGCCACATTCACTGCTGTCCCCAAGGCAGAGCCCAGAGAGGTGATTAGGGCACAGGAGCATGAAGACAGGCTGCCGATGGGGAAATCCCCAGACTTCCAGGGACACCCTCCCTGAGCGGACTGGAGCCCTGATGCCAGTTGCTGGGGACCAAGGCCAGCTGCAGAGGCAACGCTCTGCCCGCCTGGCTCTGCTCTTCCTCCATGTTGACCTGGCCTGCAGAGCAAATTCCAGTACCCACCTCAGGAACGGTCTCCCTCTTGTTCTACCGCAACTTCCAAAGGTGTCTCCGTGCAACAGTCAGAGGGGTCTCCCTCAAAGGGAATTGTAAAAGGTCCTCTTTTCTCACGACATGGTACAAACTCTAATGTGGCTGCCCAGTTGCAGGATCAGCCCCTGTCCATCTCCATGTGCACTCTTCAACCCTCCAGCCCTGTGGCCAGCTGTGGTCAACCAAGCACCTAAGGACCTCAGGACCCTCCCCACCTTCTACCTGGGACACCCTTTCCAAGTTAGACCTCCTTGTCATTTCCCCAGGAAGCCTTTCCCCGATTTCCTCCTCTGTCACCATCTCCACCACAACCTTTTCTTGCTACTCATTAATTTCCCAATTTACCTTCTGTATTAATTAGTCACAAGATTCTCTGACTATCCTGTGGGGTGATTGGCTCCAGACCCCCACAGGTAACAAAATCAGGGGATGCTCCAGTTCTTTATGAAACAGTGTAGCGTTGAACACCGGTAGACTTTCAGTCCCCCTGGGTGGCTCAGAATACCTGATAAAATGTAAACGCTGTGTAGATGGTCGTTAAACTGTATTATTTGAgagaataatggcaagaaaaatcTGTACAGGTTTAGTACAGatgccactttttaaaatattttcatcccgcagttggttgaatctgaggaTGTGGGACCCATGCATGCAGAGGGCTGCCTATATTTCTTTCATAGCACGATCTTCCCTCTCAAGTGTGAGCAGTGGGATTAGGGGTTTTGTATAATTGATTCAGTGTTCTATCCGCCATGgagtctggcacacagtaggtgctccatCAGTGTTTGTTGAGCGAGCGCAGTGAGGTTTGTCGCCTTTGGTCCTGCTGACAGTAAGGGCTGCAGGGAGGCTGTCCATTGTGCCGTGGGACACTCAGCAGCATGCCTGTCTTTGATCTAGATGCTGTAGCACATCTCCACCTCCCTCAGTTGTAACCTCAAAGGACTCCAGAAACGCCAACATCCCCTGATGAGGGAACATCGCCCCTGGGTGAGAACCGCTGTCACCCGTGGATCAGGGAGGACCTAGCTGAGGCCTCTGGAGCCACAGCGGTCTTGCTGTCAGTACTCTTAGAATTTGGTCCCTGAGATGGTTAGTGGCCTGTATCAGGTTGACTGGGTCATGCGATGCCAGGAAGCCCAAGGGAACATTATCTCTTGGTGTGTCTGCGGCGGTTCTGGAAGAGATTGCCATTGCAACTGGTACCCTGGGAAGCAGGTGCCCCCTCCCCCGTCTGGGAGGGCATCATCTGAACAGCTGAGGGACTTCTGAACATGAGAAGCCAAGGGGGATTCAGACTCCCTCCCCCCACCTGCAAGAGCAGGGACAGGGAGTGCTCTTCTTCTGTCTTGGGTGTGTCACCGCCCATGGCAACAATTGtgtgggtatttatcggaggtggactgaaaataaactacttttcctatattcactaatttatagaggaagagagactttgagagaaagataggctttgcttagaggttagagaaactttgcttatcaggaagagagactttgcttagaggaagagaaactttgcttagaggaagttttagagaaagacaggcttgctacgcttatcagagatctgtcTCTTCTTAGAGTTGCgtcccgcatcctgtgaactaggtgctatctatctaagggctagctgcttcttctagctgcttcttctctccactagctgctgctgcttactgctgctctttctctctgctagctgctgcttctgcttactgccgCTTCTGCTCTCTGCTAGCTACTGCTTCTTACTTCTGCTaattgccttctgcctactgcctacttatattccctccaggaggtgaagggcaGGGCCAtaccagttgagatcaggcaaggaaccagctgccctatcacagcaaaGGTTAAAGcgagcaggcctgagcaggagcactcgggaacacctgtgcacgcgctgtgtgcatggacttaactgaatacagccaatgacaaatcacctgagtgtgcttatgttaattaacctcctcattGCCACCAGGCACCATCCCtgcgcagcccacatggcacagcccccaacacggGTGCTCCTGGTTCTTGGCCTTGatctattttttgttcttttcctgtgctggggattgaacccagggccttgtgcttgtaaggcaagcactctactgactgagctatctccccagccctggttcttGGCCTTGAGACCCAGATTGTGATGTATGCTATCAGGTCTCAGGTTCTCGGGTCTTTGAACTGTAGCCCTGATTTTCTGGTCTCCGGCATGCAGTTTTGTTTCTCAATCTCCATGATTACATGAACCAAGACCTGCTTCTCAACCTCCATGATTACATGAACCAAGACCTGAGAGTAAATATTTATCTACCTACTGTCTACTTACACCCATCTGTCTATATCTGTTTCTATGTCTCTGGAGAACCAGGACCAATACAGTCCCTATCTTGGTTCCAGCTCTGATATTTCTGTGTATCATTCCACTGAGCCTCACGGGAATAACTTAAAGGTCAGGAACAGTGATGGATGCCTCCCTTTGCCCCTACAGTGAACACAGGCCACTAATACTTACTAAGTGAATATTGAAAAGATGGCTTTTATTGGTTGCTTTGTGGATGCCAGACACTGCCAACTGCCCTTACGCAGGAAGTGCTATTTAGTTTTGAGAACCATCCTAAAAGGTgtacacattattattaaaaccCAATTTAATGATGGAAAACTGGGCCTACAAGATAAGAGGCAATTTGTTTCATCACTCAAGCAGTACACAGCCTGACCCATGCGTCAGcccttctcagtctccagagaaAGCAACTGTTGTCTTAGAGGTGAGTTGTAGGGACACTTCACAGATGCTTGGAGCCGTAGATCAAAGGCGGGTTTCTAGAGAAGGGGATTCTGGGAGAAGAGGGGCTGGTCATGACCCTTGGTTGGAGTGGTTCTTCTCCCAGAGGTGCCCCTGGTGGTCCACAGCCTCTCTGGAGCTCTCCCACAACTTCCCCTTCACTGAGTACCAAGACGGACATACAGACACAAATCCTCGATACCCAACAGGACTCCCCAAGAGGGAGGGACTCCGGCCAAGTACCTGGTTGGAGTGGTTTGAATGGCTGCCTTGTGTTCCACTCTATTCACGAGCCAATATTTGTTTAACAGCTCTTTATTCATGACTGATCTTGCATTTTCCAATCATAAATGTCCCTGCTCTGAACACCTTTTCGTTTACACAGATGTGGAACATATCTCCAAGGCACTGACATAACCAAGCGTCTGTTCTAATCAGGAGTCAAGATCCAAACCTGGATCAGTCTGACTGAAACATGCTTTCCTGTGGCTCTGGAGGGCAGTGAGGGTTCTCAGTAAATACATGAGCAAATATTCTGGTTTGTTCAGTGTCGTGGGGAATTGATTAGTTCACCCTAGAAATATTTGTTAAGAATTGATTATATGCTTCGCCACCATGCTGGTCCTGGAATGAACAAGGTGATCTAATTATGAAGGCTGCAGCCCAAGGATGCAGAGTGTTGTGTGAATATCCAGTGCTGGACCCACAGTGGCTGCCCCTCCGTTTCCCAGGTTCCCTATCCATTGGGATATCACTGGGCTCAGAGGCCATATGGATCTTACTTACTTTAAAATAGTGACTCCTGAATTTTCTCAGTGTGCCAAGGACGTAGGCTACAGTACCTGAAGGGTCATTATTGAGCTCCTGTGCCATGAAATAAGGATATTGGGTGTTTGATTTGGAGAATGGACAGTCTCCCTGGCATTGAGATCCACAGAACCTCCTGTAGGAAGACCTGCATAAAGCCCTGAATGGAGTGGACACGGAGTCAGCAAAGACTTCTGtggataagccaatctcaaaaaaccaaaggacgaatgatatcgctaataagtggatgatgacacataatgggggggtgggaggggttagtgttagggttagagttagggtcagggaggggggcaagaatggaggaaggaaggactgtatagagggaaaagaggggtaggagggataggggggaagggaaaaaataacagaatgaatcaaccaacattaccctatgtaaatttatgattacacaaatggtatgcctttacaccatgtacaaacagagaaacaacatgtatcccatttgtttacaataaaaaaaaaagacctctgtGGGACGCCTGGCTCGTCTGCTATGTGACCTTGAGTGAGTCACACACCTTTAGAGCATGTGAGGTCCTGTTTGCCACTGTACAAGGCTGTAAGGACCCCTTGTGCCTGATGCGAGGCATAGCATGCATTCTGCAAAGGGGGCGTCTCTAGGTTCCCCATTGTGACTGAGATtgttccccttttccttccagtTCATGTTATCCCAGGATTTCTTTTCACTGCTGAAGAGACAGAGGCAGACTGAATTTGTACTTAGGACAAATGATGTAGTTTGCTGTTCGACTTAAATGCGACAACACCTAATTTTAGCAAATTATAAATACTCTTCAGTGGGCTCAACCTTTAATCCCTCTTCAGGGAGAAACATATGTGCATTAAGCCTGAGATAAAATAAGTTTTCATCCTGGGCTCTGAACTCACTGTCCTTGTTCATCAGCGAGTTCCCTGCTGGCCCATGTGCTGTGTCCCTGTCTAGCACAGTGGACAATATCTCACAATGAGGCACTTTTACTTGAATCAACCACAAAGGCATCTCTGTCTATAAGTATTCAAGATTCACACTCACGGTATCAAggtttcttcatctcttttctgTGAATCTGGTTATTACTGTTTCTAACTAATACTGCACGGATCTGGGCAATGCTGAACTTTACGGCATTTTGCTGGTGGTAGTTTTTGGTACACTTAAAGAACTGAGTTATTCCTCCCTTTGGCTGCCAAGTGGAGTGTGATGTCTGCCACTTCTCATGGCATCAAAGGTTTCTGCCACTGGAAATATTAAAGACTTTGGATTTTGGCCTGGGGAGAACAGATTACAGGTTTGGTTCTGATCAAATGAGTTGTAGTAGGTAGAAACAGTCAAATAACATTTTCTCTGTGTTATTACCTCACAGATCCTTCTACCCCAAGTAAATATCTGATGTTGATTAACCCTGGAATGCACACTCATATTTTTCTTGCAAAGAAAACCTGGAAGCATCTAAAAAATATAGCTTAGGACATGTTGATGGAGCATCACTACTAACAGTGGAATTTGGTGAGCCAATTTAGTTACTCCAAGGAATTCCTCCCAGAGTGTCATATTTTTTCTGGGTAGAGT from Sciurus carolinensis chromosome 17, mSciCar1.2, whole genome shotgun sequence encodes the following:
- the LOC124969280 gene encoding olfactory receptor 10H1-like, with the translated sequence MLDPNYTLVSEFILVGFSTFPRLQLMFFLLFLLMYLFTLLGNLLIMATIWSERSLHTPMYLFLCALSISEILYTLAIIPRMLADLLSTHRSIAFLACASQMFFSFTFGFTHSFLLTVMGYDRYVAICHPLRYNVLMSPRGCACLVAWSWVGGCVMGLVVTVAIFHLTFCGPNEVHHFFCHVPPLLKLACGENVPVVAKGVGLVCITALLGCFLLILLSYTFIVAAILRISSAEGRHKAFSTCASHLTVVIVHYGFASVIYLKPKGPRSLEGDTLMGFTYTILTPFLSPIIFSLRNKELKVTMKKTVLSKLFPQNS